In one window of Toxotes jaculatrix isolate fToxJac2 chromosome 10, fToxJac2.pri, whole genome shotgun sequence DNA:
- the LOC121189004 gene encoding D(1) dopamine receptor-like, with product MDLKNFTTVIDSGFLDEAPSSRVLTGCFLSLLILTTLLGNTLVCAAVTKFRHLRSKVTNFFVISLAVSDLLVAILVMPWKAVTEIAGFWPFGSFCDTWVAFDIMCSTASILNLCVISLDRYWAISSPFRYERKMTPKVAYVMISIAWTLSVLISFIPVQLNWHKAQAKSYTPLTGSSGSSGLNTTSYHSPENCDSSLNRTYAISTSLISFYIPVAIMVATYTQIYRIAHRQIRRISALERAAESAKNRHDSMSGGSSIAESESSFKMTFKRETKVLKTLSVIMGVFVCCWLPFFILNCMVPFCEQSSGGEAFPCISPTTFDVFVWFGWANSSLNPIIYAFNADFRKAFSILLGCHRLYPGGHNIETVSLNKK from the coding sequence ATGGATCTCAAGAACTTTACAACTGTCATCGACAGTGGGTTTTTGGATGAGGCACCATCGAGCCGCGTCCTAACCGGATGTTTCCTCTCGCTGCTCATTCTCACCACCTTGCTGGGAAACACTCTGGTTTGTGCGGCTGTCACCAAATTTCGACATCTTCGCTCTAAAGTGACCAACTTTTTTGTGATCTCTCTGGCGGTGTCAGACCTCTTGGTTGCCATTTTGGTGATGCCGTGGAAGGCGGTGACAGAGATCGCCGGATTCTGGCCATTCGGCTCCTTTTGTGACACTTGGGTGGCTTTTGACATCATGTGCTCCACAGCATCCATTTTGAACCTTTGTGTGATAAGCCTGGACCGGTACTGGGCCATCTCCAGCCCCTTTCGCTATGAGAGGAAGATGACACCCAAAGTGGCCTATGTAATGATCAGCATAGCCTGGACACTGTCTGTCCTCATTTCCTTCATCCCGGTGCAGCTCAACTGGCACAAGGCCCAAGCTAAATCTTACACCCCTCTCACTGGGTCCTCTGGCTCTTCAGGTTTAAACACTACTTCTTACCACAGCCCAGAGAACTGTGATTCGAGCCTGAACAGAACCTATGCCATCTCAACATCTCTGATCAGCTTTTACATCCCTGTGGCCATCATGGTGGCCACGTACACGCAGATCTACCGCATTGCCCACAGACAAATCAGGAGGATCTCCGCCCTGGAGCGAGCGGCCGAAAGTGCAAAAAACAGACACGACAGCATGAGCGGAGGGTCCAGCATCGCGGAGTCCGAGAGCTCTTTCAAAATGACGTTCAAGAGGGAGACCAAGGTGCTGAAGACGCTGTCGGTCATCATgggggtgtttgtgtgctgctggctCCCATTCTTCATCCTCAACTGCATGGTGCCCTTCTGCGAGCAGTCGAGCGGAGGGGAGGCATTCCCCTGCATCAGCCCCACCACCTTTGACGTGTTCGTGTGGTTCGGCTGGGCTAATTCCTCCCTCAACCCCATCATCTATGCCTTCAACGCAGATTTCCGCAAGGCCTTCTCCATCCTGCTGGGCTGCCACAGACTGTATCCAGGAGGCCACAACATAGAGACGGTCAGTCTAAACAAGAAATGA